A single region of the Halofilum ochraceum genome encodes:
- the argS gene encoding arginine--tRNA ligase produces the protein MKDTVASLIQRALDALVEQGTLAADALPEVRVERARDRGHGDFATNVALVMAKSARRNPRELAGEIVAALPEDPAVASTEIAGPGFINFFLASGARSDVVARVLDAGERYGRSNTGAGETIHIEYVSANPTGPLHVGHGRGAAFGASVANLLEAVGYDVHREYYVNDGGRQMDILAVSVWLRYLERLGETVPFPANGYRGDYIRAIAASLYEARGDSLLRPAAEVTADLPADEPDGGDKEAFIDALVRRARALLGQDWGIVFEHGVAELVEEIRDDLAGFGVEYEDWFSERSLFDTDAVDRALERLDANGYLYEHEGAKWFRSTEFGDEKDRVVIRENGDKTYFGADIAYHWNKIERGHERVIDVLGADHHGYIARMHAALQALGVAKDRFEVLLVQFAALWRSGEKIPMSTRAGQFVTLRELREEVGADAARFFYVLRRNDQHLDFDLDLAKAQTQDNPVYYIQYAHARIRSVMRQLETRGLQWDRANGLAHLDRLGTPHETNLIEALERYPELIEQAAANREPHRVCYYLLEEVANAFHTWYNAEAFLVDDADLRDARLALIQATGQVIRNALALVGVSAPEEM, from the coding sequence GTGAAGGATACTGTCGCCAGTCTGATTCAGCGTGCGCTCGATGCGCTTGTCGAGCAGGGCACGCTCGCCGCCGATGCGCTGCCCGAGGTCCGCGTGGAGCGTGCGCGTGACCGGGGGCACGGGGATTTCGCGACCAATGTCGCGCTGGTGATGGCCAAATCCGCGCGGCGCAACCCGCGTGAACTCGCGGGCGAGATCGTCGCCGCGCTGCCGGAGGACCCGGCGGTGGCGAGTACCGAGATCGCCGGGCCCGGCTTCATCAACTTCTTCCTCGCCAGCGGCGCGCGCAGTGACGTGGTCGCGCGCGTGCTCGATGCGGGCGAGCGCTACGGCCGCAGCAACACAGGTGCGGGCGAGACCATTCACATCGAGTATGTCTCGGCGAACCCGACCGGGCCGCTGCACGTCGGCCATGGCCGTGGCGCGGCGTTCGGGGCCAGCGTGGCCAATCTGCTGGAGGCGGTCGGCTACGACGTCCACCGCGAGTACTACGTCAACGACGGCGGCCGGCAGATGGACATCCTCGCGGTCAGCGTATGGCTGCGTTATCTCGAACGCCTCGGCGAGACGGTGCCGTTTCCGGCCAACGGCTATCGCGGTGACTACATCCGCGCGATCGCGGCGTCGCTGTACGAGGCACGGGGCGATTCGCTCCTGCGCCCCGCGGCCGAGGTGACCGCTGATCTGCCGGCGGATGAGCCCGACGGGGGCGACAAGGAGGCCTTTATCGACGCCCTGGTCCGGCGCGCCCGCGCGTTGCTGGGTCAGGACTGGGGCATCGTGTTCGAGCACGGCGTGGCCGAACTCGTCGAGGAGATCCGCGACGACCTCGCCGGTTTCGGGGTCGAGTACGAGGACTGGTTCTCCGAGCGCAGCCTGTTCGATACGGACGCGGTCGACCGCGCCCTGGAGCGCCTCGACGCCAACGGGTATCTCTACGAACACGAGGGCGCGAAGTGGTTCCGCTCGACGGAATTCGGCGACGAGAAGGACCGCGTCGTCATCCGCGAGAACGGCGACAAGACCTACTTCGGTGCCGACATCGCCTACCACTGGAACAAGATCGAGCGCGGCCACGAGCGCGTGATCGATGTGCTCGGCGCCGACCACCACGGCTACATCGCTCGCATGCATGCCGCATTGCAGGCCCTGGGCGTCGCGAAGGACCGTTTCGAGGTCCTGCTTGTCCAGTTCGCCGCACTCTGGCGCAGCGGCGAGAAGATCCCGATGTCGACCCGCGCCGGCCAGTTCGTGACCCTGCGCGAACTGCGCGAGGAAGTCGGCGCCGACGCGGCGCGTTTCTTCTACGTCCTGCGGCGCAACGACCAGCATCTCGACTTCGACCTCGACCTGGCCAAGGCGCAGACCCAGGACAACCCGGTCTATTACATCCAGTACGCCCATGCCCGCATCCGCAGCGTCATGCGCCAGCTCGAAACCCGCGGGCTGCAATGGGACCGCGCCAATGGCCTAGCGCATCTCGATCGCCTCGGAACACCACACGAGACCAACCTGATCGAGGCGCTGGAACGCTATCCGGAACTGATCGAACAGGCCGCTGCCAACCGCGAGCCGCATCGCGTGTGCTATTACCTGTTGGAGGAGGTCGCCAACGCCTTCCATACCTGGTACAACGCGGAGGCGTTCCTGGTCGACGATGCCGACCTGCGGGACGCGCGACTGGCACTGATCCAGGCAACGGGGCAGGTCATCCGCAACGCCCTCGCGCTGGTGGGCGTTTCGGCGCCGGAGGAGATGTAA